A DNA window from Trypanosoma brucei brucei TREU927 chromosome 11 chr11_scaffold01 genomic scaffold, whole genome shotgun sequence contains the following coding sequences:
- a CDS encoding serine/threonine-protein kinase, putative, whose product MGNGVVRVATRAPTELPTPKTASSSSHTTASDTRSDAQRSNSPPIPVIKTDGYNNKFDPERLSLEDILGEPGSSTALYIKKKMAGRGAFGEAFIVENNPVAPVAKRRGRIGAESLAVNGTERVGDCQSRQFVAKVLNLTCMSDHDRQYAQTEIMCLANADHFAIVRYYEHFYIDDEFQTIVIITEFADKGDLYRNLHHMPSDRFPTEREAGVLFVQLLLGLDHVHRRRMIHRDIKTANIFLTSRGFLKLGDFGFSKQYDTSVSNPIAVTFLGTSYYLSPEMLKGQRYGKKADIWAAGIVLCELLGKRRPFEAHSPAKLKELVLSGDMWLPPTQKSGESNNSAANTDGKASPPCISLEMREFLEYILQLDPDRRPSASQLLKTPLMQHYLHLFKKQVYDMIAADDEVERNYISNPVDCIGDRRRYNLTAKERVLVMRGIVEGENLIMSETEKQIESGIPGHMEGVVFKGTLDGRWKERYLTLADGYLTVTLAKEKCASNCNTRSKRMPLDTIKSVSPMKIFYSPEANSVEKVDCNKKFVFVLSTVHSQSILFATKTEEERDRWLTALMFTLDMG is encoded by the coding sequence ATGGGAAACGGTGTTGTGAGAGTAGCTACGAGAGCACCAACGGAATTACCAACTCCAAAGACCGCGTCGTCAAGTTCTCACACCACCGCCTCCGACACGCGATCGGATGCGCAGAGGAGTAATTCGCCTCCCATTCCAGTAATTAAAACCGATGGATACAACAATAAATTTGACCCTGAGCGGCTTTCGCTTGAGGATATTTTGGGAGAACCCGGTAGCTCTACAGCTTTAtacataaagaaaaagatggcgGGAAGAGGTGCCTTTGGGGAGGCATTTATCGTCGAGAACAATCCGGTAGCTCCAGTGGCTAAGCGAAGGGGAAGAATTGGTGCTGAAAGTTTGGCAGTAAATGGGACAGAGCGTGTAGGTGATTGCCAGTCAAGGCAGTTTGTGGCAAAGGTCCTAAATCTAACCTGCATGTCGGATCACGACCGGCAGTACGCACAGACGGAAATAATGTGTTTGGCGAATGCTGATCATTTCGCTATTGTACGGTATTACGAGCACTTCTACATTGATGACGAGTTTCAAACAATTGTTATTATAACAGAGTTCGCGGATAAAGGGGATTTGTATCGCAACCTTCACCACATGCCCAGCGACCGCTTCCCTACTGAGAGGGAGGCTGGAGTGTTGTTTGTTCAGTTACTTTTAGGTCTTGACCACGTCCACCGGCGGCGAATGATTCATCGCGATATTAAGACGGCTAACATCTTTCTCACATCTCGCGGATTCTTGAAGCTGGGTGATTTTGGTTTTTCAAAACAGTACGATACTAGCGTGAGTAACCCCATCGCTGTTACTTTCCTGGGAACGAGTTATTACCTCTCACCTGAGATGTTAAAGGGTCAGCGGTACGGAAAGAAAGCTGACATATGGGCTGCTGGTATTGTGTTGTGTGAACTTTTAGGAAAGCGCCGCCCTTTTGAAGCACACTCACCAGCAAAACTTAAGGAACTGGTGCTATCGGGTGACATGTGGCTTCCACCAACTCAAAAATCTGGCGAGTCCAATAATTCGGCTGCTAACACCGATGGCAAAGCTTCTCCTCCTTGCATAAGTCTTGAGATGCGAGAGTTTCTTGAGTATATACTGCAGTTAGATCCCGATAGACGACCAAGCGCTTCTCAACTACTGAAAACACCCCTGATGCAGCACTATTTACACCTGTTTAAAAAGCAAGTGTATGATATGATTGCCGCCGATGATGAAGTTGAAAGGAACTACATTTCCAATCCTGTGGATTGTATTGGGGATCGCCGCCGCTACAACCTCACCGCAAAGGAGCGGGTCCTCGTAATGCGAGGCAtagtggagggggaaaatttgATTATGTCGGAAACTGAAAAACAAATTGAGTCGGGAATCCCCGGGCACATGGAAGGGGTTGTATTTAAGGGAACGCTTGACGGACGTTGGAAGGAGCGGTATCTCACTTTGGCTGACGGTTACTTAACTGTCACActagcaaaagaaaagtgcgCCTCCAACTGCAACACACGCAGTAAAAGGATGCCACTCGACACAATCAAGTCAGTTTCGCCGATGAAAATTTTCTATTCCCCAGAGGCAAACAGCGTGGAGAAAGTGGATTGCAATAAGAAGTTTGTATTTGTGCTCTCAACAGTGCATTCGCAGTCTATTCTGTTTGCTACCAAAACTGAAGAAGAACGTGACCGGTGGCTGACCGCCCTCATGTTTACTCTTGACATGGGGTAG